Proteins co-encoded in one bacterium genomic window:
- a CDS encoding cation:proton antiporter, whose product MDVLLDIEILLASAVAALFLCGLIRAPVLLGFLGVGLVAGPHGLGWVGGPHRVQLLAEVGVSLLLFSVGMEFTQESLSRIRLAMLKGGPLQVGGTLVVCLLIGFFSGWSFPLALLVGMLAALSSTAIVIRSLQERAELDSPHGQNALGILIFQDLLVIPMMLALPLLGGGQGGGPEWLEVLRGMGLMLLVTLAGWKILPWVLFLAARSRNREMFLLSLLAVCFFMAWFAHAQGLSPAIGALLAGIVISRSEFSHEALGNVLPFRDVFMSFFFVSMGMLMDPQVLMREPLWIVFAAVSLVLLKAAVVMGTGIVMGLSLRALILVGSALAQIGELSFVLAQSALSRGLLPEEIYQGFLAAAVLSMGGTPLLIRAGHVLASGAMRWKGWPSWLLRESVPDSVSNSGFAGHLVIVGFGLNGRNLARAARAGGIRYVIVEANLQTVRKERDKKEPILYGDATHESVLQAAGLKLARVLVVVINDPGATRRIVSLARRLSPGLYIIARTRYVQEVEALYRLGADEVIPEEFETSVEIFTRVLRRFLVPEDQVEKMVEDIRAEGYEMLRTPSSARSTVCDLGTMSQGIEVRSLTVQQGSQAAGRSLAQLDLRKRYGVTVVAIRRGEELMVNPDPQMPIMPGDVLVILADPRNFPQLMGILESHDRAQGVK is encoded by the coding sequence ATGGACGTTTTACTGGACATAGAGATCCTGCTGGCATCGGCTGTAGCGGCCTTATTCCTGTGCGGGCTGATCAGGGCTCCGGTTCTGCTTGGGTTTCTTGGGGTGGGATTGGTGGCAGGGCCCCACGGCCTGGGATGGGTAGGTGGCCCTCATAGGGTGCAGCTCCTGGCAGAAGTGGGGGTGTCTCTTTTGCTTTTCAGCGTGGGAATGGAGTTCACCCAGGAGAGCCTAAGCCGCATTCGACTGGCCATGCTAAAAGGAGGTCCCCTCCAGGTAGGGGGCACACTGGTAGTTTGTCTCCTCATAGGTTTTTTTTCAGGTTGGAGCTTCCCATTGGCCCTCCTGGTGGGAATGTTGGCTGCGCTAAGCAGCACGGCCATAGTAATTCGCTCATTGCAGGAAAGGGCCGAACTGGACTCTCCCCACGGCCAAAACGCTCTGGGCATCTTGATCTTTCAGGATCTGCTGGTAATTCCCATGATGTTGGCGCTTCCTCTTTTGGGAGGCGGCCAAGGGGGTGGGCCTGAGTGGTTGGAGGTGCTCAGGGGTATGGGACTCATGTTGTTGGTGACTTTGGCAGGCTGGAAGATTTTGCCCTGGGTGCTTTTTCTGGCTGCCAGATCCAGAAACAGGGAGATGTTTCTATTGAGTCTGCTGGCCGTATGTTTTTTCATGGCCTGGTTTGCCCATGCACAGGGGCTTTCGCCCGCCATAGGGGCTCTGTTGGCCGGCATCGTCATCTCAAGGTCTGAGTTCAGCCATGAGGCCCTGGGAAATGTGCTGCCTTTTAGAGATGTTTTCATGAGCTTCTTCTTTGTTTCCATGGGCATGTTGATGGATCCCCAGGTTCTCATGAGGGAGCCCCTTTGGATAGTTTTTGCCGCAGTATCGTTGGTGCTGCTTAAGGCAGCGGTGGTCATGGGCACTGGTATTGTCATGGGCCTTTCCCTCAGGGCCTTGATTCTTGTGGGCTCAGCCTTGGCTCAGATAGGGGAGCTTTCCTTTGTGCTAGCCCAGTCGGCCTTAAGCAGGGGACTTCTGCCCGAGGAGATCTATCAGGGTTTCCTGGCTGCTGCGGTCTTGAGCATGGGGGGAACTCCTCTTCTCATCAGGGCAGGACATGTCTTGGCCTCTGGGGCCATGAGATGGAAGGGTTGGCCGAGTTGGCTGCTTAGGGAATCTGTCCCTGATTCTGTCTCTAATAGCGGTTTTGCTGGGCACCTTGTCATAGTGGGCTTTGGCCTCAACGGCAGAAACCTGGCCAGGGCTGCCAGGGCGGGAGGGATCAGATATGTGATCGTGGAGGCCAATCTCCAGACAGTGCGAAAAGAGAGGGACAAGAAAGAGCCAATACTTTACGGGGATGCGACCCATGAGTCGGTGCTTCAGGCAGCAGGGCTGAAGCTGGCCCGGGTGCTGGTTGTGGTCATAAACGATCCGGGGGCCACGCGCAGGATAGTCAGCCTTGCCAGGAGACTCTCCCCTGGTCTCTACATAATAGCCAGAACCAGATATGTTCAAGAGGTGGAAGCCCTCTACAGGCTGGGGGCGGACGAGGTAATTCCAGAGGAGTTTGAAACATCGGTGGAGATCTTTACAAGGGTGTTGAGGCGTTTCCTGGTCCCAGAAGACCAGGTTGAAAAAATGGTGGAAGATATAAGGGCAGAAGGCTACGAAATGTTAAGAACCCCTTCATCAGCCAGATCCACCGTGTGTGATCTGGGTACCATGAGTCAAGGTATCGAGGTACGTTCCTTAACAGTCCAGCAGGGTTCCCAGGCTGCTGGCAGAAGTCTGGCTCAGCTAGATCTCAGAAAGAGATATGGCGTGACGGTGGTGGCTATCAGACGAGGTGAGGAGTTGATGGTGAATCCTGATCCCCAAATGCCCATCATGCCAGGGGACGTGCTGGTGATCCTGGCAGATCCCAGGAATTTTCCCCAGCTCATGGGTATTTTGGAATCACACGATAGAGCCCAGGGGGTTAAATGA
- a CDS encoding EamA family transporter, whose translation MPPTAQYKGYLCVIAAALLWASSGAAGKGLLSQGMSLLDLVQIRITFAALLLGAVLLLKTKGTFKIQLVDIPRLLFLGLFMALNNATYFYAISNIQVAAAILLQYMAPIIVTLYTLFFWGERMGKFKALALALALGGCYLVVGGYNLRLLELNREGILGGVGAAFCFAAYTLLGERAMERNSPWTVLEYAMLFAALFWHLFMEPFRYIRAGFSLEQWGWLLYIALAGTVLPFGLYLLGVSRIRSTRAIITATMEPIFAGLISFLFLGEALEPLQALGGALVIAAVVLLQLGKEHEQALIWEKKKMRTLRRES comes from the coding sequence ATGCCCCCAACCGCTCAGTACAAGGGTTACCTGTGTGTTATTGCAGCAGCATTGCTTTGGGCCTCATCAGGAGCTGCAGGCAAGGGGCTTCTTTCCCAAGGCATGAGCCTGCTGGATCTGGTTCAGATAAGAATCACCTTTGCCGCCTTGCTGCTGGGGGCAGTGCTCCTTCTGAAGACCAAAGGAACCTTTAAGATCCAGCTAGTTGATATTCCGCGTCTTTTGTTCTTGGGGCTTTTTATGGCTCTCAACAATGCCACCTACTTCTACGCCATAAGCAATATCCAGGTGGCCGCCGCCATACTGTTGCAATACATGGCCCCCATCATAGTGACTCTCTATACGTTGTTTTTTTGGGGCGAGCGCATGGGCAAATTCAAGGCGCTGGCCTTGGCTCTGGCTCTAGGAGGCTGTTATCTGGTTGTGGGAGGCTACAATTTGAGACTCCTGGAACTCAATAGAGAAGGGATCCTGGGAGGGGTAGGAGCTGCCTTTTGCTTTGCAGCCTATACCCTCTTGGGAGAAAGGGCCATGGAGAGGAATTCGCCCTGGACTGTGCTTGAATATGCCATGCTCTTTGCAGCCTTATTCTGGCACTTGTTCATGGAGCCTTTTCGCTACATAAGAGCCGGTTTCAGCCTGGAGCAGTGGGGATGGCTTCTTTACATTGCCCTGGCAGGTACTGTTCTTCCCTTTGGGTTATATCTGCTGGGGGTTAGCCGTATCAGGTCCACGAGGGCCATCATCACAGCTACCATGGAGCCCATATTCGCAGGGTTAATCTCCTTCTTGTTCCTGGGAGAAGCGCTGGAACCTCTCCAGGCCTTGGGAGGGGCTCTGGTGATAGCTGCGGTGGTGTTACTCCAGCTGGGAAAAGAACATGAGCAGGCCCTGATCTGGGAAAAAAAGAAAATGAGGACGCTCAGAAGGGAATCTTAA
- a CDS encoding 30S ribosomal protein S27 yields MIHFLSFLLGTLSSLGRRCPACKRVQIFPLSKKKQSVRCKFCGREIPPRLTPR; encoded by the coding sequence ATGATTCATTTCCTGAGTTTTTTGTTGGGAACCCTTTCATCCCTGGGCAGAAGGTGTCCGGCCTGCAAGAGGGTACAGATCTTTCCCCTTAGCAAAAAAAAACAAAGCGTGCGCTGCAAGTTCTGCGGAAGGGAAATCCCGCCCAGGTTGACTCCCCGATGA
- a CDS encoding radical SAM protein — MARCGHCGKQGREISESIGYCGPCIRVHFQELWPSIRQIHLKSRRESRLPAEPPKDPQGIRCNICMHQCSIPQGGLGYCGIRSCRAGRLVGGRAHEGNFSWYKDPLPTNCVADWVCPGGTGCGYPTYSRKRGAERGYFNLAVFYHCCSFNCLFCQNHHYRDLTLQAPQKHAWELAQAVDENTSCICFFGGDPSAQVLHALSASKMALKANAGRVLRICWETNGSLKEPFLSRMAQISLKTGGCIKVDLKAWDEGIHHALCGVSNRHTLDSFRRLAAWIPMRREPPLLVASTLLVPGYVDHVEVKNLAIFIKELDPEIPYTLLAFYPQFWLGDLPTTSAKHATECLEIAREAGLRQVRLGNAHLLGPPY, encoded by the coding sequence ATGGCGCGTTGCGGCCATTGCGGAAAACAAGGCAGGGAAATATCGGAGTCCATAGGCTACTGTGGCCCGTGTATCAGGGTGCACTTCCAGGAGCTTTGGCCCAGCATAAGACAGATCCATCTAAAGAGCAGGAGAGAATCCAGGCTGCCTGCCGAGCCCCCCAAAGACCCTCAAGGTATCAGGTGCAACATCTGCATGCATCAATGCAGCATACCCCAAGGAGGTCTGGGATATTGCGGGATCCGATCCTGTAGAGCTGGGAGGCTCGTGGGGGGGAGGGCTCATGAAGGCAATTTTTCATGGTATAAGGATCCCCTTCCCACCAACTGCGTGGCAGATTGGGTCTGCCCTGGTGGCACGGGGTGTGGATACCCCACCTATTCCAGGAAGAGGGGAGCGGAGAGGGGGTATTTCAATCTGGCCGTATTCTATCATTGCTGCTCTTTCAACTGTCTTTTCTGTCAGAATCATCATTACAGGGATCTCACCCTCCAAGCTCCTCAAAAGCATGCCTGGGAGCTGGCTCAGGCTGTGGATGAGAATACCAGCTGCATTTGTTTTTTCGGAGGAGATCCCTCTGCCCAGGTGCTTCATGCCCTGAGCGCCTCCAAGATGGCTTTGAAGGCCAATGCTGGTAGGGTGCTCAGAATATGTTGGGAGACCAACGGCTCCTTGAAGGAGCCTTTCTTGAGTCGAATGGCCCAGATCTCCCTTAAGACCGGAGGATGCATCAAGGTGGATCTCAAGGCATGGGATGAAGGGATCCATCATGCATTGTGTGGGGTGAGCAACCGCCACACCCTGGATAGCTTCAGGAGGTTGGCCGCCTGGATCCCCATGAGAAGAGAGCCTCCTTTGCTGGTGGCCAGCACCCTTTTGGTCCCAGGATATGTGGATCATGTGGAGGTCAAGAACCTGGCCATTTTCATAAAGGAGCTGGATCCCGAAATCCCCTACACCCTTCTGGCCTTTTACCCCCAGTTTTGGCTTGGAGATCTTCCCACAACCTCGGCAAAGCATGCCACGGAGTGTCTTGAAATAGCCAGGGAGGCAGGCCTGAGGCAGGTAAGACTGGGAAACGCCCATTTGCTGGGTCCACCTTACTAG
- the gcvPA gene encoding aminomethyl-transferring glycine dehydrogenase subunit GcvPA: MGLISEQEATKRMMDFIGISSLEELFQEIPEQVRLEEELDLPGPMREWELLAHLRSMAGRNISSQDMVNFLGAGCYDHHVFSAVKSLIRRGEFFTAYTPYQPELSQGTLQAMFEFQTYVCRLSGMEVANASMYDGASALAEAVLMAQRLRPGRSRVVISGAVHPEYRAVVRTMTHPLGLQLLEVEPDSSWETCWEKLEDSVTPETSCLVIQNPNFFGTIEDLEGIQRAKRAIERVGGLLIFLVVETTSLGLLRPPGELGADIFVGEGQPLGLPMSFGGPHLGLLATKEIFLRQMPGRLVGQSTDNRGRRGFVLTLATREQHIRRERATSNICTNQSLCALAMTIQLALLGPEGLKEIAVRSSEAARCTMEALEGLGGMVIPQKRIYNEFVVRSAFDPLRLNMELLKRGIMGGVDLGRFSPAWKGNWLLCCTERTSPQDIDKLLGCLRDILA, encoded by the coding sequence GTGGGCTTGATCTCGGAGCAAGAGGCTACCAAGCGCATGATGGATTTCATAGGGATCAGCTCCTTGGAGGAGCTTTTCCAGGAAATCCCAGAGCAGGTGCGCCTCGAGGAAGAACTGGATCTGCCGGGGCCTATGAGGGAGTGGGAGCTCTTGGCCCATCTTAGGTCCATGGCAGGCAGGAACATTTCCAGCCAGGACATGGTGAATTTCCTTGGGGCAGGCTGTTATGACCACCATGTTTTTTCAGCAGTCAAGAGTTTGATTCGCCGCGGGGAGTTCTTCACAGCTTACACTCCTTACCAGCCAGAGCTCAGCCAGGGGACCCTGCAGGCCATGTTTGAGTTTCAGACCTATGTATGCCGTCTTTCGGGCATGGAGGTGGCCAACGCCTCCATGTATGACGGAGCCTCGGCCCTGGCTGAGGCAGTCTTGATGGCTCAGAGGCTCAGACCAGGCAGAAGCCGCGTGGTCATCTCAGGAGCGGTCCATCCGGAGTATCGGGCGGTGGTTCGCACCATGACCCATCCTTTGGGCTTGCAGCTGCTGGAAGTAGAGCCTGACTCTTCATGGGAAACCTGCTGGGAGAAATTGGAAGACTCGGTGACACCAGAGACCTCTTGCCTGGTGATTCAGAACCCCAACTTCTTTGGAACCATAGAGGATTTGGAGGGGATTCAAAGAGCTAAGAGGGCCATTGAACGCGTGGGAGGGCTTCTCATTTTTTTGGTGGTGGAAACCACCTCCCTGGGGCTTCTCAGACCACCTGGAGAGCTAGGGGCAGACATCTTTGTTGGAGAGGGCCAGCCCCTGGGTCTCCCCATGAGTTTCGGGGGACCTCACTTGGGACTTCTGGCCACCAAAGAGATTTTCCTTAGACAGATGCCTGGAAGGCTGGTGGGGCAAAGCACAGACAACAGAGGAAGAAGGGGTTTTGTTCTGACCCTTGCCACAAGGGAGCAACACATCAGAAGGGAAAGGGCCACTTCCAATATCTGCACCAACCAGTCCCTTTGCGCTTTGGCCATGACCATCCAGTTGGCCCTCTTGGGCCCCGAGGGGTTAAAAGAAATAGCGGTTCGAAGCTCTGAAGCCGCCCGTTGCACCATGGAGGCTTTGGAAGGCCTTGGGGGTATGGTCATACCCCAAAAACGGATATACAACGAGTTCGTGGTGCGCAGTGCCTTTGATCCGCTGCGGCTCAACATGGAACTGCTCAAAAGGGGAATAATGGGGGGAGTGGATCTGGGCAGATTCAGCCCGGCATGGAAGGGGAACTGGCTATTGTGTTGCACCGAAAGGACCTCCCCTCAAGATATAGATAAACTGCTTGGCTGTCTCAGGGATATCTTGGCATGA
- a CDS encoding ASKHA domain-containing protein: MRRQVRVRFEPEGLEIRVDQGENLLRAAMAAGVFLNAACGGAGVCGKCRVRIIKGTLDSIPGTYLSQDELAQGFRQACQSTVKGDLVVEVPLESQLDRGALARDRDGQAAGRLASTQELENLAVGWRFNPALRKFYVELSPPNSEDNRSDLTRLLLGLKKTHNLDSISTDFRVIQELPELLRKADWKVTCTVVHTRVSHSVEDLQFHGPRKPKLIRVEPGDTSKEHYSVVLDIGTTTVWGQLLDLNQGITLAEASDYNGQIRYGDDVITRIVYALKPGGLKALQQAVVATINGVIEELLQKTGVSRDRISHLTAAGNTTMTHLLLGINPKYIREAPYVPAANFVPPVRAVGLGLEVGSHVHLYTFPSVSSYVGGDIVSGVLGSGLFQRKELTLYMDVGTNGEIVVGNSDWMITASCSAGPAFEGGGLRHGMRATTGAIEDFKLDPRCLEPVVLTVGRAKPRGICGSGLINMLAELLECCVIEQNGKFKTNLNTPRIRQGDSGLEYVVVWAKDTAIGQDIVLTEADVDNVIRAKAAMFAGCQTLLESADLRPEDLDRVMIAGAFGSYLNVESAITIGLLPELPLEKFHFVGNGSLLGARLISLSNEMLDDAERVARMMTNVELSESRSFMDNYMAALFLPHTHSRFFPGVLGRIKCLKQEMGQR, encoded by the coding sequence ATGAGAAGACAGGTGCGGGTTCGTTTTGAGCCTGAAGGGCTGGAGATCCGGGTGGACCAAGGGGAAAACCTTTTGCGGGCCGCAATGGCTGCGGGGGTTTTCTTGAATGCAGCCTGTGGGGGCGCGGGTGTATGCGGCAAGTGCCGGGTGAGGATCATAAAGGGCACTCTGGATTCAATCCCCGGAACCTACCTAAGCCAGGATGAGTTAGCTCAGGGTTTCAGACAGGCCTGCCAGAGTACTGTGAAGGGGGATCTGGTTGTAGAGGTTCCCCTGGAGTCTCAACTGGATAGAGGTGCCCTGGCCAGGGACAGGGATGGGCAGGCAGCCGGAAGGCTTGCCAGCACTCAAGAGCTGGAGAACCTGGCAGTTGGTTGGCGCTTCAATCCGGCTCTTCGCAAGTTTTATGTGGAACTCTCCCCACCCAACTCTGAGGACAATCGCAGCGACTTAACCAGGCTTTTGCTGGGGCTAAAAAAAACCCACAACCTGGACAGCATTTCCACTGATTTCAGAGTGATTCAAGAGCTGCCTGAGCTTCTTAGAAAGGCCGATTGGAAGGTCACATGCACGGTGGTGCACACCAGGGTGTCTCACTCTGTGGAGGATCTGCAGTTCCACGGACCTCGAAAACCCAAGCTCATACGAGTGGAGCCTGGGGACACCAGCAAGGAGCACTATTCGGTGGTACTGGATATCGGCACCACCACCGTATGGGGACAACTGCTGGATCTAAACCAAGGGATAACCTTGGCCGAGGCCTCGGATTATAACGGCCAGATCCGTTACGGCGACGACGTAATCACCAGAATAGTGTACGCGCTTAAGCCTGGGGGCCTTAAAGCCTTGCAGCAGGCAGTGGTGGCCACCATAAACGGGGTCATAGAGGAGCTGTTGCAAAAAACGGGCGTTTCCAGAGACAGGATCTCTCACCTGACCGCAGCTGGAAACACCACCATGACCCACCTTCTCCTGGGAATAAATCCCAAATATATCAGGGAGGCTCCCTATGTGCCTGCTGCCAACTTCGTGCCTCCTGTGAGGGCCGTTGGTCTGGGTCTGGAGGTGGGCTCCCATGTGCACCTGTACACATTTCCATCGGTGTCCAGCTATGTGGGGGGAGACATAGTCTCTGGGGTGCTGGGCTCAGGTCTTTTCCAGAGAAAAGAGCTTACCCTTTACATGGATGTGGGCACCAACGGAGAGATAGTGGTGGGCAATTCCGACTGGATGATCACAGCCTCTTGCTCGGCAGGACCGGCCTTTGAAGGTGGAGGGCTTCGCCACGGGATGAGGGCCACCACAGGAGCCATAGAGGATTTCAAGTTGGACCCCAGGTGTTTGGAGCCTGTGGTACTGACTGTGGGAAGAGCAAAGCCAAGGGGCATATGCGGATCAGGCCTCATTAACATGCTGGCCGAGTTGTTGGAGTGCTGTGTGATAGAGCAGAACGGAAAATTTAAGACAAATCTAAACACTCCCAGGATACGCCAGGGTGATTCCGGCCTGGAATACGTTGTGGTTTGGGCCAAAGACACTGCCATTGGTCAGGACATAGTACTGACCGAAGCCGATGTTGACAATGTGATCAGAGCAAAGGCAGCCATGTTCGCCGGTTGCCAGACCCTTTTGGAGAGTGCGGATCTGAGACCTGAGGACCTCGACAGGGTCATGATAGCCGGGGCCTTTGGCAGCTACCTGAATGTGGAAAGCGCCATAACCATAGGTCTTCTGCCTGAATTGCCCCTGGAGAAATTCCACTTTGTGGGCAACGGCTCTTTGCTTGGGGCCAGACTCATATCGCTTTCCAACGAGATGCTGGATGATGCGGAGAGGGTGGCCAGGATGATGACCAACGTGGAGCTCAGTGAGAGCCGTTCATTCATGGATAATTACATGGCAGCTCTTTTTCTACCCCATACACACTCCCGTTTCTTCCCGGGAGTATTGGGTAGGATCAAGTGTCTGAAACAGGAGATGGGTCAGCGATGA
- a CDS encoding D-2-hydroxyacid dehydrogenase, whose protein sequence is MKIVVLDGYTLNPGDNPWDELAQLGDLEVHDRTSVEDVVPRAQGAEVLLTNKTPITGQAIARLPHLRFISVLATGYDVVDVKAAAQRGIPVSNVPVYGTDTVAEHVFALVLELARRTALHDQAVKAGGWWSQPDWCFWKVPLLELAGRTMGIVGFGRIGRRVGEIAHAFGMKVVANDTQRGSDPAYQPFEWMGLEELFGCSDFVTLHCYQRPENVGFVNMKLLSNMKPTSFLINTSRGGLVNERDLALALEKGILAGAALDVVSQEPIRPDNPLLKAPNVIITPHIAWATLEARRRLMKTTVENVKAFLAGKPQNVVNSSMLGPGDGA, encoded by the coding sequence ATGAAGATAGTGGTCTTGGATGGCTATACCCTGAACCCGGGAGACAATCCCTGGGATGAACTGGCTCAGTTGGGGGACTTAGAAGTCCATGACCGGACATCAGTGGAGGATGTGGTGCCAAGGGCTCAAGGGGCCGAGGTCCTTCTTACCAACAAAACCCCTATAACAGGGCAGGCCATCGCAAGGTTACCTCATCTTAGGTTCATATCGGTCTTGGCCACAGGATATGATGTGGTGGATGTGAAGGCCGCTGCCCAAAGAGGGATTCCCGTCTCCAATGTGCCTGTGTATGGCACAGACACCGTGGCCGAGCATGTCTTTGCCCTGGTGCTGGAGCTTGCGCGCAGAACTGCCTTGCATGACCAAGCGGTAAAGGCAGGGGGCTGGTGGAGTCAGCCGGATTGGTGCTTCTGGAAGGTTCCATTGCTGGAGCTGGCTGGCCGAACCATGGGGATAGTGGGTTTCGGGCGCATAGGCAGGCGAGTGGGTGAAATAGCCCATGCCTTTGGCATGAAAGTTGTGGCCAATGATACTCAAAGAGGTTCTGATCCAGCATACCAGCCCTTTGAGTGGATGGGTCTGGAAGAGCTTTTCGGCTGCTCTGACTTTGTGACGCTTCACTGTTACCAACGCCCTGAAAATGTTGGCTTTGTAAACATGAAGCTCTTGAGCAATATGAAGCCCACCTCATTTCTCATAAACACTTCCAGGGGAGGGCTTGTTAACGAGAGGGATTTGGCACTGGCTTTGGAAAAAGGTATCCTGGCAGGAGCTGCCCTGGACGTGGTCTCTCAAGAACCCATAAGGCCTGACAACCCCCTATTAAAGGCTCCCAATGTAATTATCACCCCCCACATTGCCTGGGCCACACTGGAGGCTAGAAGGAGGTTGATGAAAACCACAGTGGAAAATGTCAAGGCTTTCTTGGCTGGCAAACCCCAGAACGTTGTGAATTCTTCCATGTTAGGCCCTGGTGATGGAGCCTGA
- the gcvH gene encoding glycine cleavage system protein GcvH: MLIPDHLRYSKDHEWASVEDGRVLVGITDFAQQQLGDIVYVELPGPGEKLKAGQSFGVVESVKAVSDLLAPVSGEVLEVNGELAEHPEWVNQDPYGKGWMIAVQMDNPSELEGLLDAKGYGAFIAEEA, from the coding sequence ATGTTGATTCCAGATCACCTCAGGTACAGCAAGGATCATGAGTGGGCCTCTGTGGAGGATGGCAGGGTCCTGGTGGGCATAACAGATTTTGCCCAACAGCAGCTGGGCGACATCGTCTATGTGGAGCTTCCCGGCCCAGGAGAAAAACTTAAGGCAGGCCAGAGCTTTGGGGTGGTGGAGTCCGTCAAGGCCGTATCTGATCTCCTAGCTCCTGTAAGCGGTGAGGTGCTGGAGGTGAACGGGGAATTGGCAGAGCATCCGGAATGGGTGAACCAGGACCCTTATGGAAAAGGCTGGATGATAGCAGTGCAAATGGATAATCCTTCGGAGTTGGAAGGTCTTCTGGACGCAAAAGGCTATGGGGCCTTTATAGCCGAGGAGGCCTGA
- the fbp gene encoding fructose-1,6-bisphosphate aldolase/phosphatase, whose translation MKTTISAIKADVGSIGGHIRPSQRLLDAVRSFLEEHRRGLLIDYKVSFTGDDVAILCTHERGVGDEQVHKLAWDAFWEGAEVARKQGLYGAGQDLLKDAFSGNVKGLGPAVAEMEFEERPNEPFLFFAADKTDPGAYNLPLYLGFCDPMFNSGLILSPGMFKGFRFIIMDVNYVEADRIIELNAPEELYDIAALLRDPERFVVEAVYSRATGEQAAAVSTTRLHNIAGKYTGKDDPIMLVRVQGAFPATGEVLAPFSIGHYVAGFMRGSHTGPLMPVKRNSTISYFDGPPVVSCAAYCVHEGHLTESADAFDHPFWEYVRQEVSRKALDIRRQGFFGNAMLPFSELEYGGIVEKLSRLDSRFVVRS comes from the coding sequence ATGAAAACAACTATCTCGGCTATCAAGGCGGACGTGGGGAGCATAGGAGGTCACATAAGGCCCAGCCAGAGACTTCTGGATGCTGTGAGGAGTTTTCTGGAGGAACACAGAAGGGGACTCCTTATAGACTACAAGGTTTCCTTCACTGGGGATGATGTGGCGATACTGTGCACCCATGAAAGGGGTGTAGGCGACGAGCAGGTGCATAAACTTGCCTGGGACGCTTTCTGGGAGGGCGCTGAAGTGGCTCGAAAGCAGGGCCTTTATGGAGCCGGTCAAGACCTTCTGAAAGATGCCTTTTCGGGCAACGTGAAAGGGCTGGGGCCAGCGGTGGCAGAAATGGAGTTCGAGGAGCGTCCCAACGAGCCCTTCTTGTTTTTTGCTGCTGACAAGACAGATCCGGGTGCCTATAACTTGCCCCTTTACCTGGGTTTCTGCGATCCCATGTTCAACAGCGGTCTTATTTTGTCTCCGGGAATGTTCAAGGGATTTCGTTTTATTATCATGGATGTGAACTATGTGGAGGCAGACAGGATCATAGAACTCAACGCCCCAGAGGAGCTCTACGATATAGCCGCGTTGCTGAGGGATCCTGAAAGATTCGTGGTGGAAGCCGTGTACTCCAGGGCCACGGGGGAGCAGGCCGCGGCAGTCAGTACCACCAGGTTACACAACATAGCCGGTAAGTACACAGGTAAGGACGATCCCATCATGTTGGTGAGGGTGCAGGGGGCTTTCCCTGCCACAGGTGAAGTTCTGGCTCCCTTTAGCATAGGACATTATGTGGCTGGCTTCATGCGAGGCAGTCATACAGGACCTCTTATGCCAGTAAAGCGAAATTCCACCATTTCTTACTTCGACGGTCCTCCTGTTGTAAGCTGTGCAGCATATTGTGTGCACGAAGGCCATCTCACCGAGTCGGCAGATGCCTTTGATCATCCTTTTTGGGAATATGTGAGGCAGGAAGTATCTCGCAAGGCCCTGGATATAAGAAGACAGGGTTTCTTTGGAAATGCCATGCTCCCGTTTTCGGAACTGGAATACGGGGGCATAGTGGAAAAGCTCTCCAGGCTGGACTCCCGCTTTGTGGTGCGTTCATAA